From one Montipora capricornis isolate CH-2021 chromosome 10, ASM3666992v2, whole genome shotgun sequence genomic stretch:
- the LOC138022406 gene encoding uncharacterized protein has product MAEQDPINPEPAVVAALVGNLENERAGQVPPPDNPVEAPQNPENNDMESMLRRLKHLEELQEVSVESTLQDIRSLLKSPAFNKDQAFDYLLTLQLVAKEKKHAKAGYYEAILRAMRDKSSVDIDQFKRYLEVLIGDKDQEKVLDLISKVDKAAKRKSSFSESSAAPKRGRGGAGRRAGVQCFHCLGYGHYQSYCPQKFRRRGNGRGRGKAE; this is encoded by the exons ATGGCTGAACAAGACCCAATTAATCCGGAACCGGCGGTTGTTGCTGCTCTCGTTGGAAATTTGGAAAACGAGCGGGCTGGACAAGTTCCTCCACCTGATAATCCTGTCGAAGCTCCTCAAAACCCTGAG AATAATGATATGGAAAGTATGCTGAGACGCTTAAAGCATTTAGAGGAACTTCAGGAAGTGTCTGTGGAATCAACGCTCCAGGATATACGTTCACTATTAAAGTCGCCAGCTTTTAATAAGGATCAGGCGTTTGATTATTTATTGACACTCCAATTGGTGGCCAAGGAGAAAAAACATGCCAAGGCTGGCTACTATGAAGCTATTTTACGAGCGATGAGAGATAAAAGTAGTGTTGATATTGACCAGTTTAAAAGATATCTGGAGGTCCTTATTGGTGATAAGGATCAGGAGAAGGTTTTGGATCTTATCTCTAAAGTGGATAAAGCTGCGAAACGCAAGAGTTCCTTTAGTGAAAGTTCAGCTGCTCCAAAAAGAGGTCGGGGTGGAGCAGGTAGACGGGCTGGGGTTCAGTGTTTTCACTGCCTTGGTTATGGCCATTACCAGAGCTATTGCCCACAAAAGTTTCGAAGAAGAGGCAATGGCCGAGGACGCGGGAAGGCTGAATGA